The DNA segment TCCGGGACAGCGGCGGGGGATTAAGATTTACGCCGGTCAGCAGGTCAAGGCGGGCAACATCTTGGTGCGGCAATGCGGCACCCGGATCCATCCCGGGCGTAACGTGGGCCTGGGCCGCGATTACACGATTTATGCTCTGATCGATGGGATTGTCGCCTATGAAGCGCGCGGCGAACGCCGCCAAGTCAGCGTCAATCCGCCCAGTGTGAGCGTGGCGCAGTAGCGTTGGGCCGCGCGTAGCTTGCATCCAAGCCCCGCCGCCAGCGGGGCTTTTTTTTGGCGACCAGGTGCGAAAGTTTATCGACGAAGCCCGGGTTTTCACTCGCGCCGGCAACGGTGGCAACGGCGCGATCGCATTCCTGCGCGAAAAATATCGACCCTTCGGCGGTCCCGCCGGTGGTGACGGGGGCAAAGGTGGGGATGTTATCTTGGAGGCCGACGAAGGGCTCTCTACCCTGCTTGATTTCAAATATCGGCCGCGCCTGGTCGCACGCAGCGGCGAACCGGGCCGTGGCAAAGAACAATACGGACGAGCGGGCGACGATCTAGTGGTGCGGGTGCCGGCGGGGACCATCGCCCGAGACGAAGCTACGGGTGAGATCCTGGCCGACCTAGTGGTGCCGGGGGAGCGTGGAATCGTCGCTCACGGCGGGTTGGGCGGGCGCGGCAACATGCATTTTGCCACTGCCACCCGCCAGGCCCCTCGGATCGCCACGCCCGGCGGCGCCGGCGAGGAGCGCTGGGTGTTGCTGGAATTGCGCCTGGTGGCCGACGTCGGGTTGGTGGGCCTGCCCAATGCCGGCAAGTCCACCTTGCTGGCGGCGCTGACCGCAGCTCGGCCCAAGATAGCGTCCTATCCGTTTACCACCCTGAGCCCCAATCTGGGCCGCGTGCAGGTGGACGACCATCGCGATTTCACCATCGCTGATATTCCGGGCCTGATCGAGGGTGCCCATGAGGGGCATGGTTTGGGGGTGCGCTTCTTGCGCCACCTGGCCCGCACTCGGATACTGCTGTTCGTGTTGGACTTGAGCTCCGATCCCGAGCGCGATTATATCGTGGTGCGGGGCGAGATTGGTGCTTTCGATCGCAGTCTGCTCGAGCGTCCCGCCCTGATTGCGCTCAACAAGCTGGACGTGGTTGAGCCCGCGCAGGCGCAGGCCGCCCAAAAAGCGATGGCGGCAAGCGGCCTCGAAGTCTTTCCAATCTCCGCCCAGCAGCACACCGGATGCGAGTCGTTGATCGTCGCTTTGTCGCGCCATCTAAGCTGAACGGGCCGGGCGATAGCGGCGAGTAGTCGCCCATTCGGCAGGAGCGAGGCCAGATCGATGTTCAAGGTTCGAGCGGTCGCTTTGGCGTCTTGCGTCGTTACTAGCTCGCGCGCGGAGTAGCGCGCGAGCGCGTAGACGGGAACAGGTGTTGGCGGCGGTTGATGTCGCAGCTAATTCATAAAGTTGAAGTGCTGAGTCGGATCCGCCGATTAGTGGTGAAAATCGGCAGCGCCGTGCTGTCCGATCGCGAGGGGCTGCGCGAGGAGGTCTTTGCTCGCCTCGCGGCGGAACTGGAGGGGGTAGTCGCGCGCGGCTTGCAAGTGATCGTGGTTACTTCCGGCGCGATCGCGGCCGGTCGGGCGCGGGTTCCGGTCAGCGCCAAGGCTACCATCGCGGAGCGCCAGGCCGCGGCCGCCACCGGCCAGATCGCGCTGATGACGCTGTGGGCGCGTCACTTTGCTGGGCAGGGACGCCAGATCGGCCAGCTGCTGTTGACCCATTCGGATCTGGCCGAACCACGCCGGCGGCTCAATGCTCGTCATACCATCGAAACTTTGCTGGCCCACGGCATCGTACCGGTTATCAATGAAAACGACAGCGTGGCGGTGGAAGAGATCCGTTTCGGCGACAACGACAATCTCTCCGCCCTGGTGGCCAGCCTGGTGGAGGCTCAACTGCTGGTAATTCTCACCGACGTGGCCGGAGTCTTGACCGGCGATCCGCGCCGGCGACCCGACGCGGCGCTGATTCCGCTCATCGCCGATCCCGACGCCGCGATGAAGGGGTTGGTCGCGGAAGCGGCCGGGCCGCTGGGCACCGGCGGGATGGAGACCAAGTTGCGCGCCGCGCGCCAAGCCGCGCGCGCGGGGGTCGCGGTCGTGATCGCTTCGGGCCAGGAGCCCGATACGCTGGCCGGCGTGCTCGATCCGGCCTGTTCCAGCGGTACGCTCATCCTGCCCGCGCGCACTCGGCTGCGCGGTCGCAAGCACTGGATCGCGTTCGCGCTTAGGCCCGCCGGCCGCCTGAGCGTAGATCGCGGGGCGGCCGAGGCGCTGCGGCACAAGGGGCGCAGTCTGCTGCCCTCGGGGGTAAGCGAGGTGCGCGGCGAATTCGGCGCCGGCGCCTGCGTGAGCCTAATCGATCCCGAGGGGCAGGAGTTCGGGCGTGGACTGGTCAATTATCCGGCCGCCGACGTGCTGAAATTGCAAGGCCGGCGTTCGGCCGAAATTGCCGCCATCCTGGGCTACCAGGTGGCCGACGAGATCATCCATCGCGACAACCTCGTGCTACTATGAGGTCGCCATGAGTCTGGAAAGCGAAATCCGCGCCGGTCTGGAGAGCGCGCGAGAGGGTGCGCGCCGTCTGGCCTTGTGCTCAAGCGCGACGCGCAACCTGATCCTGACCAACCTCGCGGCCGCGCTGCGCCAGCGATGTGACGCGATTGCCGCCGCCAACGGGCGCGACCTTGAGGCGGCTCGTGATGAAGGCTTGCGCGGGGCGATGCTGGAGCGGCTGACGCTCACGCCCGAGCGGGTCGAGGCGATGGCGCGCGGAGTAGAGCAGGTGGCTGCGTTGCCCGATCCCGTGGGCGAAGTAATCGCGGGTTGGCGGCGGCCCAACGGGCTGGAGATTCGCCAGGTGCGGGTGCCGATCGGCACGATCGCGGTGATCTACGAATCGCGGCCCAATGTCACCGTCGATGCCGCCGCGCTGCTGCTCAAGGCCGGCAATGCCGCCGTCTTGCGCGGGGGCAGGGAGGCGCTCCACACCAACCGCCTGCTGGCCGAGCTTATCGCGGGCGCGATGGCGGAGGCGGGCGCGCCCGTCCAGGCGCTGTTTTTCGTCGCCACGGCAGAGCGCGAGGTGGTCCAGATTCTCAAGCGCAGCGCCGCTCTGCTCGAGCTCATCATTCCGCGCGGCGGCGGCGCCTTGAAGCAGGCGCTGGAGGCCTCTGCCGTGCCGGTGCTGCCTCATT comes from the Candidatus Binataceae bacterium genome and includes:
- the rpmA gene encoding 50S ribosomal protein L27, translating into MAHKKGQGSTRNGRDSPGQRRGIKIYAGQQVKAGNILVRQCGTRIHPGRNVGLGRDYTIYALIDGIVAYEARGERRQVSVNPPSVSVAQ
- the obgE gene encoding GTPase ObgE: MRKFIDEARVFTRAGNGGNGAIAFLREKYRPFGGPAGGDGGKGGDVILEADEGLSTLLDFKYRPRLVARSGEPGRGKEQYGRAGDDLVVRVPAGTIARDEATGEILADLVVPGERGIVAHGGLGGRGNMHFATATRQAPRIATPGGAGEERWVLLELRLVADVGLVGLPNAGKSTLLAALTAARPKIASYPFTTLSPNLGRVQVDDHRDFTIADIPGLIEGAHEGHGLGVRFLRHLARTRILLFVLDLSSDPERDYIVVRGEIGAFDRSLLERPALIALNKLDVVEPAQAQAAQKAMAASGLEVFPISAQQHTGCESLIVALSRHLS
- the proB gene encoding glutamate 5-kinase → MSQLIHKVEVLSRIRRLVVKIGSAVLSDREGLREEVFARLAAELEGVVARGLQVIVVTSGAIAAGRARVPVSAKATIAERQAAAATGQIALMTLWARHFAGQGRQIGQLLLTHSDLAEPRRRLNARHTIETLLAHGIVPVINENDSVAVEEIRFGDNDNLSALVASLVEAQLLVILTDVAGVLTGDPRRRPDAALIPLIADPDAAMKGLVAEAAGPLGTGGMETKLRAARQAARAGVAVVIASGQEPDTLAGVLDPACSSGTLILPARTRLRGRKHWIAFALRPAGRLSVDRGAAEALRHKGRSLLPSGVSEVRGEFGAGACVSLIDPEGQEFGRGLVNYPAADVLKLQGRRSAEIAAILGYQVADEIIHRDNLVLL
- a CDS encoding glutamate-5-semialdehyde dehydrogenase, encoding MSLESEIRAGLESAREGARRLALCSSATRNLILTNLAAALRQRCDAIAAANGRDLEAARDEGLRGAMLERLTLTPERVEAMARGVEQVAALPDPVGEVIAGWRRPNGLEIRQVRVPIGTIAVIYESRPNVTVDAAALLLKAGNAAVLRGGREALHTNRLLAELIAGAMAEAGAPVQALFFVATAEREVVQILKRSAALLELIIPRGGGALKQALEASAVPVLPHFDGICHVYVDRAADLGQALAICVNAKTSRPSVCNAMENLLVHEAIAPRFLPLLDRQLGALGVELRGCPRTLALIPAKAATEEDWDREYLDLILSIKVVESLDEAIDFIGRHGSGLADAIVTADYEAARRFQHEVDSATVYVNASTRFTDGFEFGFGAETGISTNRLHARGPMGLRELTTYKYVIWGQGQVRG